In one window of Aphidius gifuensis isolate YNYX2018 linkage group LG4, ASM1490517v1, whole genome shotgun sequence DNA:
- the LOC122855609 gene encoding DNA helicase MCM9-like isoform X2 translates to MSNLQEQDFTAAWNILLSPRKYLKLCDESIVKAQTQIIDSSYNQSIKPLVHTRITAVPRRENQNDFGELVVTSGITVRISQPSIIKLMKKFSCKKCEFITEVKYDWERQTFDDVKNCKACQAKNIIQVPCLQGDDSADYQEVKIQEKCRTETSSSYNVGMQVILLDDLVDKCSPGDDVEISGVVIRRWSTLTAGKRTEISTIMIGNSVSVLRKVVDSNHSVNDMKNIFDDYWSKYIDAPLVGRDNILASICPQLFGMYTVKLALAIVLAGGVPKTNSTGVRVRGEPHLLMIGDPGTGKSQVLRTAAKLAVRSVLTTGIGTTAAGLTAAAVKDTDGWHLEGGALVLADGGVCCVDEFTTMNSNDRASLHEAMEQQTISIAKAGLVSTLNSRCSVVAAINPVGGKFIQGEEMKTRLGNPLLSRFDLILLLKDNKKREWDIMTTTHILQAACKDPEEDIKMSAKKPMDILKSEGLWKDESLREYFSHVHLLNPKLTKPAEKVLSAVFLYHRKNPNRREERTTVRLLDSLIRLAEGHARLMYKKEVDIVDAIVAAQLVGTCPNDNDAGCPFPDDPMAHCDRTMRTVLELLNLEYLYPSPSNSQDSTE, encoded by the exons atgtCAA ATTTACAAGAACAGGATTTTACAGCAGCTTGGAATATACTTTTATCaccaagaaaatatttaaagcttTGTGATGAATCAATTGTCAAAGCACAAACACAAATAATTGATAGTAGTTATAATCAGTCAATAAAACCTTTGGTACACACAAGAATAACAGCAGTTCCAAGACGTGaaaatcaaaatgattttGGTGAGCTTGTTGTTACATCTGGTATAACAGTTAGAATATCACAAccatcaattataaaattaatgaaaaaattttcatgtaaaaaatgTGAATTTATAACTGAAGTTAAG tATGATTGGGAACGTCAAACATTTGatgatgtaaaaaattgtaaagcATGTCaagctaaaaatattatacaagtaCCATGTTTACAAGGTGATGATTCTGCTGATTATCAAGAAgttaaaatacaagaaaaatgtCGTACAGAAACAAGTAGTTCTTATAATGTTGGTATGCAAGTTATATTACTTGATGATTTGGTGGATAAATGTTCACCAGGTGATGATGTAGAAATTAGTGGTGTTGTAATAAGAAGATGGTCAACGCTAACAGCTGGTAAAAGAACtgaaatatcaacaataatgaTTGGTAATTCAGTATCAGTATTGAGAAAAGTTGTTGATTCAAATCATTCTGtaaatgatatgaaaaatatatttgatgattattggtcaaaatatattgatgCACCTCTTGTTGGAAGAGATAATATTCTTGCATCAATTTGTCCTCAATTATTTGGTATGTATACTGTTAAACTTGCATTGGCAATTGTTCTTGCTGGTGGTGTaccaaaaacaaattcaactGGTGTTAGAGTTCGTGGTGAGCcacatttattaatgattgGTGATCCTGGTACTGGTAAATCACAAGTACTACGTACAGCTGCTAAATTAGCTGTTAGATCAGTGTTGACAACTGGAATCGGTACAACAGCAGCTGGTTTAACTGCTGCAGCTGTCAAA gATACTGATGGATGGCATCTAGAGGGAGGAGCATTAGTATTAGCTGATGGTGGTGTATGTTGTGTTGATGAATTTACAACAATGAATTCAAATGATCGTGCATCATTACATGAAGCTATGGAACAACAAACAATATCAATTGCCAAAGCTGGTCTTGTTAGTACACTTAATTCAAGATGTTCTGTTGTTGCTGCTATTAATCCAGTAGGTGGAAAATTTATACAAGGTGAAGAAATGAAAACAAGACTTGGTAATCCATTATTATCACGTTTTGATCTTATTCTATTActcaaagataataaaaaacgtgAATGGGATATTATGACAACTACACATATATTACAAGCAGCTTGTAAAGATCCAGAAGAAGATATTAAAat gAGTGCTAAAAAACCAATGGACATATTAAAATCTGAGGGATTATGGAAAGATGAAAGTCTTcgtgaatatttttcacatgttCATTTGTTAAATCCAAAATTAACTAAACCAGCTGAAAAAGTATTAAGTGCTGTTTTTTTGTATCACCGAAAAAATCCGAATAGACGAGAAGAGAGAACTACAGTCAGGCTTTTGGACAGTTTAAttag attGGCTGAGGGTCATGCGAGATTAATGTACAAAAAAGAAGTTGACATTGTTGATGCAATTGTTGCTGCTCAACTTGTTGGTACTTGTCCAAATGACAATGATGCAGGATGTCCATTTCCTGATGATCCAATGGCACACTGTGATAGAACAA tgagAACTGTGCTTGAATTACTtaatttagaatatttatatCCATCTCCTAGCAACAGTCAAGACTCAACagaataa
- the LOC122855609 gene encoding DNA helicase MCM9-like isoform X1 encodes MLADYFIKFHADDLQEILNSPDSSQHYSIYVNFVDLQEQDFTAAWNILLSPRKYLKLCDESIVKAQTQIIDSSYNQSIKPLVHTRITAVPRRENQNDFGELVVTSGITVRISQPSIIKLMKKFSCKKCEFITEVKYDWERQTFDDVKNCKACQAKNIIQVPCLQGDDSADYQEVKIQEKCRTETSSSYNVGMQVILLDDLVDKCSPGDDVEISGVVIRRWSTLTAGKRTEISTIMIGNSVSVLRKVVDSNHSVNDMKNIFDDYWSKYIDAPLVGRDNILASICPQLFGMYTVKLALAIVLAGGVPKTNSTGVRVRGEPHLLMIGDPGTGKSQVLRTAAKLAVRSVLTTGIGTTAAGLTAAAVKDTDGWHLEGGALVLADGGVCCVDEFTTMNSNDRASLHEAMEQQTISIAKAGLVSTLNSRCSVVAAINPVGGKFIQGEEMKTRLGNPLLSRFDLILLLKDNKKREWDIMTTTHILQAACKDPEEDIKMSAKKPMDILKSEGLWKDESLREYFSHVHLLNPKLTKPAEKVLSAVFLYHRKNPNRREERTTVRLLDSLIRLAEGHARLMYKKEVDIVDAIVAAQLVGTCPNDNDAGCPFPDDPMAHCDRTMRTVLELLNLEYLYPSPSNSQDSTE; translated from the exons ATGCTGGctgattattttatcaagtttcATGCTGATGATCTTcaggaaattttaaattcacctGATAGCTCTCagcattattcaatttatgtCAA CTTTGTAGATTTACAAGAACAGGATTTTACAGCAGCTTGGAATATACTTTTATCaccaagaaaatatttaaagcttTGTGATGAATCAATTGTCAAAGCACAAACACAAATAATTGATAGTAGTTATAATCAGTCAATAAAACCTTTGGTACACACAAGAATAACAGCAGTTCCAAGACGTGaaaatcaaaatgattttGGTGAGCTTGTTGTTACATCTGGTATAACAGTTAGAATATCACAAccatcaattataaaattaatgaaaaaattttcatgtaaaaaatgTGAATTTATAACTGAAGTTAAG tATGATTGGGAACGTCAAACATTTGatgatgtaaaaaattgtaaagcATGTCaagctaaaaatattatacaagtaCCATGTTTACAAGGTGATGATTCTGCTGATTATCAAGAAgttaaaatacaagaaaaatgtCGTACAGAAACAAGTAGTTCTTATAATGTTGGTATGCAAGTTATATTACTTGATGATTTGGTGGATAAATGTTCACCAGGTGATGATGTAGAAATTAGTGGTGTTGTAATAAGAAGATGGTCAACGCTAACAGCTGGTAAAAGAACtgaaatatcaacaataatgaTTGGTAATTCAGTATCAGTATTGAGAAAAGTTGTTGATTCAAATCATTCTGtaaatgatatgaaaaatatatttgatgattattggtcaaaatatattgatgCACCTCTTGTTGGAAGAGATAATATTCTTGCATCAATTTGTCCTCAATTATTTGGTATGTATACTGTTAAACTTGCATTGGCAATTGTTCTTGCTGGTGGTGTaccaaaaacaaattcaactGGTGTTAGAGTTCGTGGTGAGCcacatttattaatgattgGTGATCCTGGTACTGGTAAATCACAAGTACTACGTACAGCTGCTAAATTAGCTGTTAGATCAGTGTTGACAACTGGAATCGGTACAACAGCAGCTGGTTTAACTGCTGCAGCTGTCAAA gATACTGATGGATGGCATCTAGAGGGAGGAGCATTAGTATTAGCTGATGGTGGTGTATGTTGTGTTGATGAATTTACAACAATGAATTCAAATGATCGTGCATCATTACATGAAGCTATGGAACAACAAACAATATCAATTGCCAAAGCTGGTCTTGTTAGTACACTTAATTCAAGATGTTCTGTTGTTGCTGCTATTAATCCAGTAGGTGGAAAATTTATACAAGGTGAAGAAATGAAAACAAGACTTGGTAATCCATTATTATCACGTTTTGATCTTATTCTATTActcaaagataataaaaaacgtgAATGGGATATTATGACAACTACACATATATTACAAGCAGCTTGTAAAGATCCAGAAGAAGATATTAAAat gAGTGCTAAAAAACCAATGGACATATTAAAATCTGAGGGATTATGGAAAGATGAAAGTCTTcgtgaatatttttcacatgttCATTTGTTAAATCCAAAATTAACTAAACCAGCTGAAAAAGTATTAAGTGCTGTTTTTTTGTATCACCGAAAAAATCCGAATAGACGAGAAGAGAGAACTACAGTCAGGCTTTTGGACAGTTTAAttag attGGCTGAGGGTCATGCGAGATTAATGTACAAAAAAGAAGTTGACATTGTTGATGCAATTGTTGCTGCTCAACTTGTTGGTACTTGTCCAAATGACAATGATGCAGGATGTCCATTTCCTGATGATCCAATGGCACACTGTGATAGAACAA tgagAACTGTGCTTGAATTACTtaatttagaatatttatatCCATCTCCTAGCAACAGTCAAGACTCAACagaataa
- the LOC122855613 gene encoding succinate dehydrogenase assembly factor 3, mitochondrial, whose translation MTSLTHVQRVRILYKTILKLHRGLPIEMQPLGNDYLRDEFKRHKSCNPAEAHVFMNEWANYALSLAEQLGLRGPINAKKLGKPLQEEYLQNMKDEQIHQLYELMLAANGIEDDKKLNNNS comes from the exons atgaCAAGTTTAACTCATGTTCAACGAGTTAGAATACTCtacaaaacaatattaaaacttCATCGAGGATTGCCAATTGAAATGCAACCACTAGGAAATGATTATTTACGTGATGAATTTAAGAGACATAAAAGTTGCAATCCAGCTGAAGCACATGTTTTCATGAATGAATGGGcg aattaTGCATTATCATTGGCTGAACAACTTGGTTTACGTGGACCTATTAATGCCAAAAAACTTGGCAAACCTCTTCAAGAAgagtatttacaaaatatgaaAGACGAACAAATTCATCAACTTTATGAACTTATGCTGGCTGCTAATGGAATAGAAgacgataaaaaattaaataataattcataa
- the LOC122855611 gene encoding nucleoside diphosphate-linked moiety X motif 19-like: MLKMKPWREAASIILCARSGKKINKKLSSTIFQYDYKLLSLKRHKNSSFMPEHYVFPGGVIEQSDADLKWSSLYSKFGFDSNSFTSLLPKTNTRPYIFNKSRSNELPREISLRITAIRETFEECGILICKKLIKNNNTHLSLWAEHENFDCQSDVMINWQKKVHEDSNEFYRMCDKFQCYPDIWALHEWSNWLTPTIFRNKRFDTAFFMTFMEAQPVAHFDPAEMEDLRWDYPQDLLSQTNGLQIPPPQYYEIARIGKFESLDNLFDHAVERSHLGCHLNMAVKVNLSDGSVYLLPGDSLYPDEVSLTDKMEIDKSNMTISEYRYLAHVKNRMEFYEFQVQRIVSDNFQSNDGHLSPMSGESINIKINKNKL, from the exons atgttaaaaatgaagCCTTGGAGAGAAGCTGCAAGTATTATCTTGTGTGCTCGTagtggtaaaaaaattaacaaaaaattatcatcaacaatt tttcAGTATGATTATAAATTGTTGAGTTTAAAACGTCACAAAAATTCTTCATTTATGCCAGAGCATTATGTTTTTCCTGGTGGTGTTATTGAGCAATCAGATGCTGATTTAAAATGGAGCAGTCTTTATTCGAAATTTGGATTTGATAGTAATAGTTTCACGTCATTATTACCAAAAACAAATACACgaccatatatatttaataaatcaagaaGCAATGAATTACCCAGAGAAATATCCTTGAGAATAACAGCAATAAGAGAAACATTTGAAGAAtgtggtattttaatttgtaaaaaattaattaaaaataataatacacatttATCATTGTGGGCTGAACATGAAAATTTTg aTTGTCAAAGTGATGTGATGATtaattggcaaaaaaaagtacatgaagattcaaatgaattttatcgAATGTGTGATAAATTTCAGTGCTATCCAGATATTTGGGCTTTGCATGAATGGAGCAACTGGTTGACACCAacaatttttagaaataaaagatTTGATACAGCATTTTTTATGACTTTTATGGAGGCACAACCTGTTGCTCATTTTGATCCAGCTGAGATGGAAGATTTACGA tggGATTATCCACAAGATTTATTAAGTCAAACAAATGGTTTACAAATACCTCCACCACAATATTATGAAATAGCACGAATTGGTAAATTTGAATCATTGGATAATCTCTTTGATCATGCTGTTGAACGTAGTCATCTTGGTTGTCATTTAAACATGGCT gttaaagtaaatttatcaGATGGAAGTGTATATTTATTACCTGGTGATTCATTGTATCCTGATGAAGTTAGTCTAACTGATAAAAtggaaattgataaatcaaatatgACAATAAGTGAATATCGTTATTTAGCACATGTTAAAAATCGTATggaattttatgaatttcaaGTTCAAAGAATTGTATCAGATAATTTCCAATCAAACGATGGTCATTTATCACCAATGTCAGGTGAATCAATCaacattaaaatcaataaaaataaattataa
- the LOC122855610 gene encoding uncharacterized protein LOC122855610 has translation MSIMDGKIQSFWSTVTWILIISSNINNSWATSIELPEVMERASAESIIEDTTEDYWAGSGAGPEDDLQINRTETRESLTHEASDQDTVVYVGEGGSYVPVPSLKSRLPSTNLQTLQTLQTLPTGGAKNSGATGTNTDVDEWGRHPETWDREHRRYRPNTTRVQHIEAECQDDYMKIRIGFNGSFAGLLYSAGYSYDPDCMYVNGTGRDYYEFYIQLNRCGTLGENTHHQDSRKNPTKNLMWNTVTVQYNPLIEEEFDEHFKVTCEYGYDFWKTVTFPFLDVEVATGNPVVFTLQPPECYMEIRYGYGTTGTRVAGPVRVGDPLTLIIYMRSKYDGFDIVVNDCYAHNGGNKKIQLIDQYGCPVDDKLISKFRGSWSESGLFETQVFAYMKTFRFTGSPALYIECDVRMCHGRCPSQPCHWRNSKNVAKRSLAIDGPTTPATSLSENVNLFQSLRVLQEGEGEPEVFQNATASSSSSSSSYSGISESSPAGDRVCLRSSVVSTIVGLGCAFICVMIGTLLILCSRIRRASREKLLSDSLSYMTHKGRIN, from the exons ATGAGTATCATGGATGGAAAGATACAATCATTTTGGAGCAc ggTGACGTGGATCCTTATAATAAGCAGCAACATCAACAATTCTtgg gCAACGAGTATTGAATTGCCAGAGGTAATGGAACGAGCAAGTGCTGAATCAATTATAGAAGATACAACAGAAGATTATTGGGCTGGTAGTGGTGCTGGTCCTGAGGatgatttacaaataaatcgAACGGAAACACGAGAGTCCTTGACACACGAAGCAAGTGATCAAGATACC gtTGTATATGTTGGTGAAGGTGGATCATATGTACCAGTTCCATCATTAAAAAGTCGATTACCAAGTACAAATCTTCAAACATTACAAACACTACAAACATTACCAACTGGTGGAGCTAAAAATTCTGGTGCAACTGGTACAAATACTGATGTTGATGAATGGGGAAGACATCCAGAAACGTGGGATCGAGAACATCGTAGATATCGTCCCAATACAACACGAGTTCAac aTATCGAAGCAGAGTGTCAGGATGACTACATGAAGATAAGAATTGGTTTTAATGGATCTTTTGCTGGTCTATTGTATTCAGCTG GCTACTCTTACGATCCCGACTGCATGTACGTCAATGGTACTGGAAGGGATTATTACGAGTTTTATATTCAGTTAAATCGTTGCGGCACTCTTGGTGAAAATACTCATCATCAGGATAGCAGAAAAAATCCAACG aaaaatctCATGTGGAATACAGTTACAGTACAGTATAATCCACTTATTGAAGAAGAGTTTGATGAACATTTTAAAGTAACATGTGAATATGGCTATGATTTTTGGAAAACTGTGACATTTCCATTTTTAGATGTTGA ggTTGCAACAGGAAATCCAGTTGTTTTTACACTTCAACCACCAGAATGTTATATGGAAATAAGATATGGTTATGGAACAACTGGTACAAGAGTAGCTGGACCAGTTAGAGTTGGTGATCCATTGactcttattatttatatgagaaGTAAATATGATGGttttgatattgttgttaatgattGTTATGCTCATAATGGtggtaacaaaaaaattcaacttattGATCAGTATGGTTGTCCAGTTGATGACAAACTTATCAGTAAATTTCGTGGTTCATGGTCAGAGAGTGGATTATTTGAAACTCAAGTATTTGCATATATGAAAACATTTAGATTTACTGGTTCACCAGCACTTTATATTGAATGTGACGTGAGAATGTGTCACGGAAGATGTCCa AGTCAACCTTGTCATTGGAGAAATTCTAAAAATGTTGCTAAAAGATCATTGGCTATTGATGGTCCAACAACACCAGCAACAAGTCTATCagaaaatgttaatttatttcaatcacTCAGAGTACTTCAAGAGGGTGAAGGAGAACCAGAAGTTTTTCAAAATgcaacagcatcatcatcatcatcttcatcatcatacagtg GTATTAGTGAAAGCAGTCCAGCTGGCGATCGTGTATGTTTAAGATCATCAGTTGTTAGTACAATTGTTGGTCTTGGTTGTGCATTTATTTGCGTGATGATTGGTACATTATTGATTCTCTGTTCGAGAATACGACGTGCAAGtagagaaaaattattgagtgACAGCTTAAGCTACATGACACACAAGGGAcgaatcaattaa
- the LOC122855614 gene encoding uncharacterized protein LOC122855614 isoform X1, protein MKKNIKESINRDHDGHHHNRNLDISQGLDFQLSRVGDSTFFIPDPFDGVCYRSLNDTLQAFTVVLTEWYQNACIVTSAVMSDIKTLWIITNESYIKKLKTVGNLVFYYLIVLAIYIIETGFWINKKIIQLLTTIVINSNGNTQATIGLCIFIGFMIIAFLLGGLINSSTSSSSC, encoded by the exons atgaaaaaaaatatcaaggaaaGCATCAACCGAGACCATGATGGACATCATCATAATAGAAACTTGGATATTTCTCAAGG tCTAGATTTTCAATTATCAAGAGTTGGTGATTCAACATTTTTCATTCCAGATC ctTTTGATGGAGTTTGCTATCGTTCATTGAATGACACTCTCCAGGCATTTACAGTGGTCTTGACTGAGTGGTATCAAAATGCTTGTATCGTGACTAGTGCTGTTATGTCAGACATTAAAACACTCTGGATAATAACAA atgaaagttatattaaaaaattaaaaaccgtaggaaatttagtattttattatctaattgtTTTGGCAATATACATCATCGAAACTGGattttggataaataaaaaaatcattcaattattaacaacaattgtcATAAATTCAAATGG aaatacaCAAGCGACAATTGGTCTCTGTATATTTATTGGTTTTATGATAATTGCATTTTTACTTGGTGGATTAATCAACTCGTCaacttcatcatcttcatgttaa
- the LOC122855614 gene encoding uncharacterized protein LOC122855614 isoform X2 — protein MMDIIIIETWIFLKDFQLSRVGDSTFFIPDPFDGVCYRSLNDTLQAFTVVLTEWYQNACIVTSAVMSDIKTLWIITNESYIKKLKTVGNLVFYYLIVLAIYIIETGFWINKKIIQLLTTIVINSNGNTQATIGLCIFIGFMIIAFLLGGLINSSTSSSSC, from the exons ATGATGGACATCATCATAATAGAAACTTGGATATTTCTCAAGG ATTTTCAATTATCAAGAGTTGGTGATTCAACATTTTTCATTCCAGATC ctTTTGATGGAGTTTGCTATCGTTCATTGAATGACACTCTCCAGGCATTTACAGTGGTCTTGACTGAGTGGTATCAAAATGCTTGTATCGTGACTAGTGCTGTTATGTCAGACATTAAAACACTCTGGATAATAACAA atgaaagttatattaaaaaattaaaaaccgtaggaaatttagtattttattatctaattgtTTTGGCAATATACATCATCGAAACTGGattttggataaataaaaaaatcattcaattattaacaacaattgtcATAAATTCAAATGG aaatacaCAAGCGACAATTGGTCTCTGTATATTTATTGGTTTTATGATAATTGCATTTTTACTTGGTGGATTAATCAACTCGTCaacttcatcatcttcatgttaa